The following are from one region of the Paenibacillus sabinae T27 genome:
- a CDS encoding glutamate-5-semialdehyde dehydrogenase, which produces MSEVASKATLAKGASGALGRLTTGQKNEALLVMADALQREAASIISANAEDLERGRQSGTPQSMLDRLALNTDRIDAIAEGLRQIAALPDPVGNILETLERPNGLIIEKIRVPLGVIGIIYEARPNVTVDAAGLCLKTGNAVVLRGGSAALSSNRKIVEVLHTALAETSLPPEALQLIEDPNRSSVDEMLKLNGLLDVIIPRGGSSLIQNVVKNATVPVIETGAGICHTYLDASAIPEMAESISLNAKAQRPSVCNSMETLLVHSSFAVEHLTKLGEAFRSANVELRGCERTRELITWALPVTEENYATEYNDYILNIKVVDGIDHALEHIARYGTKHSESIITEDEENAERFQEEVDAAAVYHNASTRFTDGFEFGFGAEIGISTQKLHARGPMGLPALTSTKFKIYGNGQIRS; this is translated from the coding sequence ATGAGTGAGGTTGCTAGCAAAGCGACTTTGGCCAAAGGCGCGTCAGGTGCGCTCGGCCGGCTGACCACGGGGCAGAAGAACGAAGCGCTGCTGGTGATGGCGGATGCGCTGCAGCGTGAAGCCGCGTCGATTATATCAGCGAACGCCGAGGATCTGGAACGCGGCAGACAAAGCGGAACGCCGCAATCCATGCTCGACAGGCTGGCGCTGAATACCGATCGGATAGACGCCATAGCCGAAGGGCTCCGGCAGATTGCCGCCCTTCCCGACCCTGTCGGAAATATCCTGGAGACACTGGAGCGTCCGAACGGACTTATTATTGAAAAAATTCGCGTGCCGCTCGGCGTCATCGGCATTATTTACGAAGCCCGCCCCAATGTTACAGTCGATGCAGCAGGCTTGTGCCTGAAGACAGGCAACGCCGTCGTGCTTCGAGGCGGTTCGGCCGCACTCTCATCAAACCGCAAAATCGTCGAAGTGCTGCACACCGCTTTGGCTGAAACGAGCCTCCCACCTGAGGCGCTCCAGCTCATCGAAGACCCGAACCGTTCGTCCGTCGATGAAATGCTGAAGCTGAACGGTCTGCTGGATGTGATCATACCGCGCGGAGGCAGCTCGCTTATTCAGAACGTGGTAAAGAATGCTACCGTTCCTGTCATTGAGACGGGAGCAGGCATCTGCCATACTTATCTGGATGCCAGCGCGATTCCGGAAATGGCTGAATCGATCAGCCTGAACGCCAAGGCGCAGCGGCCTTCCGTCTGCAATTCGATGGAGACCCTGCTGGTTCACAGCAGCTTCGCTGTGGAGCACTTGACCAAGCTTGGAGAAGCTTTCCGCAGCGCCAACGTGGAGCTTCGCGGATGCGAGCGAACACGGGAGCTCATTACTTGGGCCCTACCGGTCACCGAAGAAAATTACGCTACCGAATACAACGATTATATTCTCAATATCAAAGTGGTTGATGGAATCGACCATGCGCTGGAGCATATCGCCCGGTACGGAACGAAGCATTCCGAATCCATCATCACGGAGGACGAAGAGAACGCCGAGCGCTTCCAGGAAGAAGTCGACGCCGCGGCCGTCTACCATAATGCATCTACCCGTTTTACCGACGGATTCGAATTCGGATTTGGCGCGGAGATTGGCATCAGCACCCAGAAGCTGCATGCCCGCGGACCGATGGGCCTGCCGGCGCTGACTTCCACCAAATTTAAAATTTATGGCAACGGACAAATCCGGAGCTAA
- a CDS encoding LytTR family transcriptional regulator DNA-binding domain-containing protein: MALLSVTKDVGGKSGITNIEIGDILMLSYSKSIDRVLVHTAETIYYTIGTLTFWNEVLNNSGHNFSLVDRSNSLNLDKVVILDPTFKVAYFESNITPKSKRCIIAGYRFNEVKKSLNLINPGISIQEGY, encoded by the coding sequence ATGGCGTTATTATCGGTAACTAAAGATGTTGGCGGAAAGAGCGGCATAACCAATATTGAGATCGGCGACATACTAATGCTCAGTTACTCCAAAAGCATCGACAGAGTGTTGGTGCATACCGCGGAGACCATTTATTATACAATTGGCACGCTAACATTCTGGAACGAAGTGCTGAATAATAGCGGGCATAATTTTTCTCTGGTTGACAGGAGTAACTCTTTGAATTTGGACAAGGTGGTCATATTGGATCCCACTTTCAAAGTCGCGTATTTTGAGAGCAATATTACGCCAAAATCCAAAAGATGCATAATCGCCGGATACCGGTTCAATGAGGTCAAGAAATCGCTCAACTTAATAAATCCTGGAATCAGTATTCAGGAAGGTTATTGA
- the leuC gene encoding 3-isopropylmalate dehydratase large subunit, which translates to MGKKTMFEKIWDNHVIHQEEGKPGILYIDLQLVHEVTSPQAFEGLRLSGRKIRRPELTFATMDHNVPTTDRFNITDPISKQQIDTLTKNCADFGVKLFGLEDIDNGVVHVMGPEIGLTHPGKTIVCGDSHTSTHGAFGALAFGIGTSEVEHVMATQCLQQAKAKTMEVRFTGKRNPGVTAKDMILGLIAKYGTDFATGYVIEYTGESIKELSMEERMTVCNMSIEGGARAGMIAPDEKTFEYLRGRQYVPQGAAFDEAVETWKQLVTDEGAEFDTVVEFNVDSLIPQVTWGTSPGMGTDITSTVPNPADFATENERKAAEKALEYMDLKPGTPISEIAIDYVFIGSCTNGRIEDLRAAAEVAKGHKVSENVTAIVVPGSGRVKALAEKEGLDKIFTEAGFEWREAGCSMCLAMNPDILQPGERCASTSNRNFEGRQGRGGRTHLVSPAMAAAAAIKGRFTDVRDWNFKTEAVSS; encoded by the coding sequence ATGGGCAAGAAGACAATGTTCGAGAAAATCTGGGACAATCACGTTATCCATCAGGAAGAGGGCAAACCTGGCATTCTATATATCGATTTGCAACTGGTGCACGAGGTAACTTCGCCGCAAGCGTTTGAAGGACTTCGACTTAGCGGACGCAAGATTCGCCGCCCGGAGCTGACTTTTGCAACAATGGACCACAACGTTCCGACAACGGACCGTTTCAACATTACCGACCCGATCTCCAAACAACAGATTGATACGCTCACAAAGAACTGCGCCGATTTCGGAGTAAAGCTGTTCGGTCTTGAGGATATTGATAACGGGGTCGTTCACGTTATGGGACCGGAAATTGGGCTGACGCATCCCGGCAAAACGATTGTCTGTGGCGACAGCCACACCTCCACTCATGGAGCTTTCGGAGCGCTTGCTTTCGGTATCGGAACTAGTGAAGTCGAGCATGTTATGGCTACTCAATGTTTGCAGCAAGCCAAAGCGAAGACGATGGAAGTCCGCTTCACCGGCAAACGCAATCCGGGCGTAACGGCCAAAGACATGATTCTCGGACTGATCGCCAAATACGGCACGGATTTTGCAACAGGTTATGTTATTGAATATACGGGTGAATCCATTAAAGAGCTGTCGATGGAAGAGCGGATGACCGTCTGCAACATGTCCATCGAGGGCGGAGCCAGAGCGGGAATGATCGCTCCCGACGAGAAGACATTCGAATACCTGCGTGGCCGTCAATACGTTCCGCAAGGCGCTGCATTCGACGAGGCCGTTGAGACTTGGAAGCAGCTTGTGACCGACGAAGGCGCCGAATTCGACACCGTTGTCGAGTTTAATGTGGACTCGTTGATTCCGCAGGTAACCTGGGGAACAAGCCCGGGTATGGGTACCGATATTACGTCTACGGTTCCTAATCCGGCTGATTTTGCCACTGAGAACGAACGCAAAGCGGCTGAAAAAGCGCTGGAATACATGGATCTGAAGCCGGGAACCCCGATTTCCGAAATCGCTATCGACTACGTCTTCATCGGCTCCTGTACCAACGGCCGGATCGAGGATTTGCGCGCGGCAGCCGAGGTTGCCAAGGGCCATAAGGTATCGGAGAACGTCACGGCGATTGTCGTACCGGGTTCGGGAAGAGTGAAGGCTTTGGCCGAGAAGGAAGGTCTGGACAAGATTTTCACGGAAGCCGGTTTTGAATGGCGTGAAGCGGGATGCAGCATGTGTCTGGCGATGAACCCTGACATTCTGCAGCCTGGAGAGCGCTGCGCGTCGACTTCCAACCGGAACTTCGAAGGCCGTCAGGGCCGCGGAGGACGCACACACCTCGTATCCCCTGCCATGGCAGCAGCGGCTGCAATCAAAGGCCGGTTTACGGACGTGCGGGATTGGAACTTCAAGACGGAAGCCGTCAGCTCTTAA
- the leuD gene encoding 3-isopropylmalate dehydratase small subunit: MEAFKKLTGIVGPVDRVNVDTDAIIPKQFLKRIERTGFGQFLFFEWRFDEAGKDNPAFALNQDRFKGASILLSRANFGCGSSREHAPWAILDYGFKVILASSYADIFYNNCFKNGILPIKLSEEQIEDLFQRTAANDGYELTVDLENKTISDSNGLNLAFDLDEHRRQFLLQGLDDIGLTLKHEDEITAYEQKNAARLFA; the protein is encoded by the coding sequence ATGGAAGCTTTTAAGAAATTAACCGGAATTGTCGGACCCGTGGACCGGGTCAATGTGGATACGGACGCTATTATTCCGAAGCAGTTCCTCAAACGGATCGAACGGACGGGATTCGGACAGTTTCTGTTCTTTGAGTGGCGTTTTGATGAAGCGGGCAAGGATAATCCGGCGTTCGCGTTGAACCAGGACCGTTTTAAGGGAGCGTCCATTCTGCTCTCCAGAGCCAACTTCGGCTGCGGTTCTTCCAGAGAGCATGCGCCTTGGGCGATTCTGGACTACGGCTTCAAAGTGATTTTGGCTTCTTCGTACGCCGATATTTTCTACAACAACTGCTTCAAGAACGGCATTCTGCCGATCAAGCTTTCGGAAGAGCAGATTGAAGACCTGTTCCAGCGGACGGCCGCCAACGACGGCTATGAACTGACTGTTGATCTTGAGAACAAGACGATCAGCGACTCCAACGGTTTGAATCTCGCATTCGATCTCGACGAGCATCGCCGCCAGTTCCTCCTTCAAGGTCTGGACGACATTGGCCTGACGCTTAAGCATGAAGACGAAATCACGGCTTATGAGCAAAAGAACGCTGCCCGTCTTTTTGCCTAA
- the proB gene encoding glutamate 5-kinase, with amino-acid sequence MSTRLVVKIGSSSLTAAEGGLNRDAVAFFASEIADLRRSGCEVLLVTSGAVAAGFRSIGYETRPKLLHEKQAAAAVGQALLMQAYQEAFAAHGLTAAQILLTRTDFRSRRAMNNAVMTVEELLRQGVVPIFNENDTVSVDELKFGDNDMLSALVANLLKASRLLVLTDIDGLYSGNPRTNPDAVRYRLVEDITPEIYAIAGGAGSAVGTGGMRSKIDAAKIATRGGVPVFVGRVTEPGDLRLAAQDEGKGTYFATTLSSLPVKKQWLGFMSTPLGSIIVDAGAEEALVHGGHSLLPVGVREVQGSFHAGDVVEVLGLDGNLLGRGIVNYDDEQLLSIRGLPSGEVMRRLGEEVHRLEVIHRDEWITLK; translated from the coding sequence ATGTCAACACGATTAGTCGTCAAAATCGGCAGCAGCTCTCTGACCGCGGCCGAAGGCGGCCTGAACCGCGATGCGGTAGCTTTTTTCGCCTCTGAAATCGCCGATTTGAGGCGGAGCGGCTGTGAAGTGCTGCTTGTAACCTCCGGGGCTGTGGCCGCTGGTTTCCGCAGCATCGGATATGAGACGCGTCCCAAGCTGCTGCATGAGAAGCAGGCCGCCGCAGCTGTAGGCCAGGCGCTCTTGATGCAGGCCTATCAGGAAGCCTTCGCCGCGCACGGACTGACCGCTGCCCAGATTCTGCTGACCCGCACGGATTTCCGCAGCCGCCGCGCAATGAACAACGCCGTCATGACTGTGGAAGAACTGCTGAGGCAGGGCGTTGTTCCGATATTCAATGAAAATGACACCGTATCCGTCGATGAGCTGAAATTCGGCGACAACGATATGCTGTCCGCGCTGGTCGCAAATCTCCTCAAAGCCTCGCGGCTGCTTGTGCTTACTGATATCGACGGCCTGTACAGCGGCAATCCGCGCACCAACCCGGACGCCGTCCGCTACAGGCTGGTTGAGGATATCACGCCGGAAATCTACGCGATTGCCGGTGGAGCCGGCTCAGCCGTCGGCACGGGCGGCATGCGTTCCAAGATCGACGCCGCCAAGATCGCCACCCGCGGAGGCGTGCCCGTCTTTGTGGGACGGGTTACCGAGCCCGGCGATTTGCGGCTGGCGGCGCAGGATGAAGGCAAAGGAACATATTTTGCCACAACGCTGTCCTCCCTGCCTGTCAAGAAGCAGTGGCTGGGCTTCATGTCCACCCCGCTCGGCTCCATTATTGTCGATGCCGGAGCGGAAGAGGCGCTGGTCCACGGCGGCCACAGTCTGCTGCCCGTCGGCGTCAGAGAGGTGCAGGGCAGCTTTCATGCCGGAGATGTAGTTGAGGTGCTCGGTCTCGATGGAAATCTGCTCGGGAGAGGCATTGTGAATTACGACGACGAGCAGCTGCTCAGCATTCGCGGCCTGCCCAGCGGAGAAGTCATGCGCCGGCTTGGAGAAGAAGTGCACCGGCTTGAAGTCATTCACAGAGATGAATGGATTACGCTCAAATAA
- a CDS encoding cyclic lactone autoinducer peptide, translated as MRRRVKGMKHSAMLHVAALLSFVAVTTVDSASAWYIYSGDVPEELLK; from the coding sequence ATGAGAAGAAGAGTCAAAGGTATGAAGCATAGTGCTATGCTGCATGTGGCTGCGCTATTGAGCTTTGTTGCTGTTACCACCGTCGACTCGGCAAGTGCTTGGTATATATATTCCGGAGATGTCCCAGAAGAGCTTCTTAAATAA
- a CDS encoding N-acetylmuramoyl-L-alanine amidase, translating into MKKAYLKWFALLLPLMLFIAWSGQEAAAAGSGKIVLDNRELALPKGIVLQNVNGSVMIPIRVVSENLGYEVLWEQKTRKVTIRQDFKAIALLVGSKQADADGVPFSLNAAPKQSGGTVLVPIRFVGEQFGLGVGWDNIDKVVYLSGNSSGPASVPSATMPLVTPSPAPSSIPSGAPSPSATPAAVSSPTPTPAPSQAAGIVTGTASSAPQSTAAQAGTGTAAAVQVKGAAFSANQLIIAVSGSVTPNISALDPRRIVVELPGSALAADFAGGGGESTGGQASQGTLDVTGYPQIAGVSYTLSGSNPSAVRFEIQTTEPLPYRMNIDNSAGLITVDLNGGNAGGISGEGKPVVVLDAGHGGSQPGAISAAGRVEKDFNLAVILKAGALLQSDGRMTVIFTRSDDVTLGLQDRVKVAEEAGANVFVSLHANAMPTTASNWNKVNGSETYYTRSESLPFARIMHKHLVVGTGFKDNGVRAKSLHVTRETSMPAVLLEAGYLTNPAEEAALYTEELQNSLAREIAAGIIEYLGL; encoded by the coding sequence ATGAAGAAGGCTTATCTGAAATGGTTCGCGCTGCTGCTGCCCCTGATGCTATTTATCGCTTGGTCGGGGCAGGAAGCCGCAGCCGCGGGCAGCGGAAAGATTGTGCTGGACAACCGGGAGCTGGCGCTCCCTAAAGGGATTGTGCTTCAAAATGTCAACGGGAGCGTGATGATCCCGATTCGCGTGGTTTCAGAAAATCTGGGATATGAGGTGCTCTGGGAGCAAAAGACGCGAAAAGTAACCATCCGTCAGGATTTTAAAGCGATTGCGCTGCTCGTTGGGAGCAAGCAGGCTGACGCGGACGGCGTTCCATTCAGCCTGAATGCGGCGCCAAAGCAAAGCGGAGGGACCGTGCTGGTTCCGATCCGTTTTGTCGGAGAACAATTCGGGCTTGGAGTCGGCTGGGACAATATTGATAAAGTTGTGTACTTGTCGGGAAATTCTTCCGGCCCTGCTTCCGTACCCTCCGCGACTATGCCGTTAGTTACACCGTCTCCAGCACCTTCTTCAATACCGTCTGGAGCGCCATCTCCGTCGGCCACACCGGCTGCGGTCAGTTCGCCGACACCGACACCTGCGCCGTCACAGGCAGCCGGCATCGTGACGGGTACCGCCTCATCGGCACCGCAATCTACAGCGGCTCAGGCGGGTACCGGAACAGCCGCCGCAGTACAGGTAAAAGGAGCGGCATTCAGCGCGAATCAGCTGATTATTGCCGTCTCTGGCAGCGTTACGCCGAATATTTCAGCTTTGGACCCGCGCCGTATTGTCGTTGAGCTGCCGGGATCGGCGCTGGCGGCTGATTTTGCGGGAGGGGGAGGAGAGTCCACCGGCGGACAGGCTTCCCAAGGTACGCTTGATGTTACGGGATATCCGCAAATAGCCGGCGTAAGTTATACGTTGTCCGGCAGCAATCCTTCAGCCGTCCGGTTTGAGATTCAAACGACGGAACCTTTACCGTACCGGATGAACATAGATAACAGCGCGGGACTGATCACCGTGGATTTGAACGGGGGGAATGCTGGCGGCATCAGCGGTGAAGGCAAACCTGTTGTCGTACTGGATGCCGGGCACGGTGGTTCACAGCCCGGAGCGATCAGCGCAGCGGGACGTGTTGAGAAGGATTTCAATTTGGCGGTGATCCTGAAAGCCGGGGCTTTGCTTCAAAGCGACGGAAGGATGACAGTTATCTTTACACGGAGCGATGATGTGACGCTTGGACTGCAGGACCGCGTTAAAGTGGCGGAAGAAGCGGGAGCGAATGTGTTCGTATCGCTGCACGCCAATGCGATGCCGACGACTGCGTCCAACTGGAATAAGGTTAACGGCAGCGAAACTTATTATACCCGCAGCGAGAGTCTGCCGTTCGCCCGGATCATGCACAAGCATTTGGTAGTGGGGACCGGCTTCAAAGATAACGGAGTCAGGGCCAAGAGTCTGCATGTGACAAGGGAAACCTCCATGCCCGCAGTGCTGCTGGAAGCCGGTTATTTGACCAATCCGGCAGAAGAAGCGGCGCTGTACACGGAAGAGCTTCAGAATTCGCTGGCCCGGGAAATTGCAGCGGGCATCATTGAATATTTGGGTCTATAA
- a CDS encoding N-acetylmuramoyl-L-alanine amidase family protein — MKKLSFMLLVLLFVLINPEYGHAASGSNKIFLDGKELTAGQSVPVENVNGTIMVPLRMIAENLGYKVDWNQSAKTVTIGQQGKIIKLSVGQKTASVDGNSVTLSEAPILRNDTSLVPIRFISEQFGLKVDWDNKEKTVTITTPPASVSDGSSAGSDSSGKGTGSVTTPPDSASNLTMVNGVSFSGNQLIIAMTGSSKPKISVLNNPNRIVMDIPNATFSDTFGSGQALDPNLQGKLDATGYPDVKEIRYALFSSNPYTVRFVIELNYSKDFGYSTSEDSASKLAIVDLNATGGVAAAGSTGTTNNTTVPPGRDGKKLIVLDAGHGAKDSGAVGITGKYEKNFNLAVVLKAQELLKKESDIDVVLTRSDDTFLELKDRVAIANNLNADLFVSVHANSSSTSVASGTETYYKRDESKAFAKVMHKYLVQATGLSDRGVQYGNFHVIRETKMPAILLEVGYLSNKKDEAALFTEDLQYRVAEAIVSGIKEYLGIS; from the coding sequence ATGAAGAAGTTAAGTTTTATGCTGCTGGTGCTATTATTCGTACTCATCAATCCGGAATATGGACATGCCGCTTCTGGAAGCAACAAGATTTTCCTCGATGGCAAGGAACTGACCGCAGGACAAAGCGTCCCGGTTGAGAACGTGAACGGCACGATTATGGTGCCTCTTCGGATGATCGCCGAGAACTTGGGCTACAAGGTGGACTGGAACCAGAGTGCCAAGACGGTGACAATCGGGCAGCAGGGAAAGATAATCAAGCTCTCGGTTGGGCAAAAAACAGCGTCGGTGGACGGCAATTCCGTCACTCTTAGCGAGGCGCCTATTTTGAGGAATGATACCTCGCTGGTTCCGATTCGCTTTATCTCCGAGCAGTTCGGCTTAAAGGTGGATTGGGACAACAAGGAGAAGACAGTAACGATTACGACACCGCCCGCTTCAGTCAGCGACGGCTCATCCGCAGGAAGCGATTCATCCGGAAAAGGGACAGGCAGCGTAACAACTCCTCCTGATTCCGCAAGCAATCTAACGATGGTTAACGGCGTCAGCTTCAGCGGCAATCAGCTGATTATTGCGATGACAGGCTCGTCGAAGCCGAAGATTTCCGTACTGAACAATCCGAACCGGATTGTCATGGACATTCCGAATGCAACATTCTCCGATACCTTCGGCTCGGGCCAGGCTCTGGACCCCAACCTGCAGGGGAAGCTGGATGCGACGGGATACCCGGACGTTAAGGAAATCCGCTATGCGTTGTTCAGCAGCAATCCCTATACGGTGCGTTTTGTCATCGAGCTGAATTATTCCAAGGATTTCGGTTACAGCACGTCAGAGGATTCGGCGTCAAAGCTGGCCATTGTTGATTTGAACGCAACCGGAGGGGTGGCGGCGGCCGGAAGCACAGGCACCACGAACAATACGACCGTTCCACCCGGCAGAGACGGCAAAAAATTGATCGTGCTGGACGCCGGACACGGTGCCAAGGATTCAGGAGCGGTCGGAATTACCGGAAAGTATGAGAAAAATTTTAATCTGGCGGTAGTCCTGAAAGCGCAGGAGCTGCTGAAAAAAGAATCGGACATCGACGTAGTGCTGACACGCAGCGACGATACTTTCCTCGAGCTAAAGGACCGGGTGGCCATTGCCAACAACCTGAACGCGGATTTGTTCGTTTCGGTCCATGCCAACAGCAGCAGCACCTCGGTCGCCAGTGGAACGGAGACGTATTACAAACGGGACGAGAGCAAGGCTTTTGCCAAAGTCATGCATAAATATTTGGTCCAAGCGACCGGTCTGAGCGACCGAGGCGTGCAGTACGGAAACTTCCATGTGATCCGTGAAACGAAAATGCCGGCGATTCTGCTAGAGGTCGGCTATCTCAGCAACAAGAAAGACGAAGCCGCCCTGTTTACAGAAGATTTGCAATACAGGGTAGCCGAGGCAATCGTCAGCGGAATCAAAGAATATCTGGGAATCAGTTAA
- a CDS encoding accessory gene regulator B family protein produces MIEFISLKLAQGIKRSIPDHPISVNVMKFSLSIIINALLIILLTLAVSLLTGNTRGAVIALIAFPLLRQVSGGYHLKTGMTCVLVSSAMLTAVSFFNAGRTYVFFLNLASLLLVAVFAPSGIEKQSRIPKSFYPQLKIISCLIVLVNFIVASPVIAAAFFIQGLSLFNQPERR; encoded by the coding sequence GTGATTGAGTTTATTTCTCTAAAACTCGCTCAAGGGATTAAACGGTCCATTCCTGATCATCCGATCTCCGTCAACGTCATGAAGTTTTCACTCAGCATCATTATTAATGCCTTATTGATCATTCTATTAACTTTAGCGGTTTCGTTGTTAACTGGAAATACGCGCGGAGCCGTGATCGCTTTAATTGCTTTCCCCTTATTGAGACAGGTTTCAGGAGGTTATCATCTGAAGACGGGGATGACCTGTGTGCTGGTATCAAGCGCGATGCTCACAGCCGTATCTTTCTTTAATGCGGGACGGACCTATGTATTCTTTTTAAATTTGGCAAGCCTGCTGCTTGTCGCTGTCTTTGCTCCCTCCGGAATCGAAAAGCAGTCCCGAATCCCAAAGTCCTTTTATCCGCAGCTAAAAATCATTTCATGCTTGATTGTACTCGTCAATTTTATTGTAGCTTCCCCTGTAATTGCGGCAGCCTTTTTTATTCAAGGATTATCGCTTTTTAACCAGCCTGAAAGGAGGTGA
- the proC gene encoding pyrroline-5-carboxylate reductase, whose translation MCQQTAKPLINDKIVFHGAGSMAEAIVRGLIARSVIYADNIIMLNRSSNERLAELRSRYGVIGSNDPGQKEEYLRTSPVIVLAMKPKDAAAALRSLGPNLQDGQLIISVIAGLSIRTIQGLIGKKQPVVRTMPNTSSSIGLGATGISFSKEVSDEQRRLSLNIFEAIGLTSVIEEERMEILTGISGSGPAYIYYMMEAMIASGIRGGLSKEQSAELTVQTVLGAARMVQQTGEEPAALRKKVTSPGGSTQAALEVLDKGDFFETVIAAVSRCAERSREMGAALEAELSAETEKER comes from the coding sequence ATGTGTCAACAAACCGCTAAGCCTTTGATTAACGACAAGATCGTCTTTCACGGCGCCGGCTCCATGGCGGAAGCTATCGTGCGCGGACTGATCGCACGTTCCGTTATCTATGCCGACAACATCATTATGCTTAACCGCAGCAGCAATGAGCGGCTGGCTGAGCTGCGTTCCCGGTACGGGGTTATCGGAAGTAATGATCCCGGACAAAAAGAGGAATATTTGCGCACATCCCCGGTTATCGTGCTGGCGATGAAGCCCAAGGATGCGGCAGCGGCACTGCGTAGTCTAGGACCGAACCTTCAGGACGGGCAGCTGATTATTTCCGTTATTGCCGGCCTCTCCATCAGAACAATCCAGGGTCTTATCGGTAAAAAACAGCCGGTTGTCCGGACCATGCCGAACACCTCAAGCTCGATCGGCCTCGGCGCTACGGGCATTTCCTTCTCGAAAGAGGTATCCGATGAGCAGCGGCGGCTGTCCCTCAATATCTTCGAAGCGATCGGTCTTACTTCCGTTATTGAAGAAGAACGTATGGAGATACTGACCGGCATATCCGGCAGCGGTCCTGCCTATATCTATTACATGATGGAAGCGATGATCGCCAGCGGTATCCGCGGCGGACTGTCTAAGGAACAAAGCGCTGAACTGACAGTTCAGACGGTGCTCGGCGCGGCCCGTATGGTTCAGCAGACCGGGGAAGAACCGGCAGCCCTTCGCAAGAAGGTCACCTCTCCGGGAGGCTCTACCCAAGCAGCGCTGGAAGTGCTCGACAAAGGCGATTTCTTCGAAACCGTCATTGCGGCGGTATCCCGCTGCGCCGAGCGTTCACGTGAGATGGGAGCGGCGCTGGAAGCCGAATTGTCCGCAGAGACCGAAAAAGAACGGTAA
- a CDS encoding LysR family transcriptional regulator has translation MELRQLLYVLQIASERNFSRAAEKLHIAQPSLSQQLSKLEKELGVMLFQRNTSAVELTHAGTKFVEQAQIIIDAVELLRQEMTDISELRTGRVVVGSMPITGAHLLPHVLPVFKRKYPEIEITLLEDSSMNLEKLTASGQTDLSLLSLPLEIPALAYEILGEERIDLAVPPEHPLAERASTGRRTSLEELKQESFIVLKEGQGFRKMTVDLCRQAGFEPSVVFESNNMETVQSLVAAGMGVTLVPRFISRAPRSEFVPVYLPLADPVPSRTLVVAYRKGRYLSKAAEAFIDTFQTTVAELAQE, from the coding sequence ATGGAACTCAGACAACTTCTTTATGTACTGCAAATCGCAAGTGAACGGAATTTTTCACGGGCCGCCGAGAAGCTGCATATCGCCCAACCTTCGCTGAGCCAACAGCTGTCCAAGCTGGAGAAAGAGCTCGGGGTGATGCTGTTCCAGCGGAACACCAGCGCCGTCGAACTCACTCATGCGGGAACGAAATTTGTGGAGCAGGCGCAGATTATTATCGATGCCGTGGAGCTGCTTCGCCAGGAAATGACCGATATCTCAGAGCTTCGAACCGGCCGTGTCGTAGTCGGCAGCATGCCGATTACGGGAGCTCACCTATTGCCCCACGTGCTGCCCGTCTTCAAGCGGAAATACCCGGAGATCGAAATTACCCTGCTGGAGGATTCCTCCATGAACCTGGAAAAACTGACCGCAAGCGGCCAGACGGATCTCAGCCTCCTGTCGCTCCCGCTGGAAATTCCCGCGCTGGCCTACGAAATTCTTGGCGAGGAACGTATCGATCTTGCGGTTCCGCCGGAGCATCCTCTGGCCGAGCGAGCGTCCACCGGAAGGAGAACATCTCTTGAGGAGCTCAAACAGGAGTCGTTTATCGTCCTGAAAGAAGGACAGGGCTTCCGGAAAATGACGGTCGACCTATGCCGTCAGGCAGGCTTCGAGCCGTCGGTTGTCTTTGAGAGCAATAACATGGAGACTGTGCAATCCCTCGTTGCCGCCGGCATGGGCGTGACCCTGGTTCCACGCTTTATTTCCCGTGCTCCCCGCAGCGAGTTCGTACCCGTCTATCTGCCTCTGGCCGATCCGGTCCCAAGCCGGACGCTGGTAGTCGCCTACCGCAAGGGACGTTATTTATCAAAGGCGGCCGAAGCTTTTATCGATACGTTCCAGACGACGGTAGCTGAACTGGCGCAGGAATGA